A window of Rhizobium acidisoli contains these coding sequences:
- a CDS encoding bifunctional transcriptional activator/DNA repair enzyme AdaA, translated as MLFERPDDDTLYDALIARSADYEGQAYVCVKTTGIFCRLTCPARKPKRENTLFFETIAACMHSGFRPCRRCRPLEQPGREPIVDELLAALDAQPEVRWTEEEIVRRGHDPSTVRRAFKRALGMTFHDIVRYIRLGEAARQLADGARVIDAQIDAGYESPSGFRTAFQRLVGQAPALSQNRELLFADWFDTPLGPMIAVADKTHLHLLEFHDRKALPTELDALQKRVRSSVAIGRTPVIDQIEAEIRNYFEGRLTVFTTPLALGGTPFEKHVWAKLMEIPVGKTRAYGDLAREMERPEVVRAVGRANGANQLAIIVPCHRILGADGSLTGYGGGLWRKQWLLRHEEKIGTQAKMEETA; from the coding sequence ATGCTTTTCGAACGCCCCGACGATGATACGCTCTATGACGCCCTGATCGCGCGCAGCGCCGATTACGAGGGCCAGGCCTATGTCTGCGTCAAGACGACGGGCATCTTCTGCCGGCTGACCTGTCCGGCGCGGAAACCGAAGCGGGAAAATACTCTGTTCTTCGAGACTATTGCCGCCTGCATGCATTCCGGCTTTCGCCCCTGCCGGCGCTGCAGGCCGCTGGAACAGCCGGGCAGGGAGCCGATCGTCGACGAGCTGCTTGCGGCACTCGACGCTCAGCCGGAGGTTCGCTGGACCGAGGAGGAGATTGTCCGCCGCGGCCATGATCCCTCGACGGTGCGCCGCGCCTTCAAGCGGGCGCTCGGCATGACTTTCCATGACATCGTCCGCTATATCAGGCTCGGCGAAGCGGCCCGGCAACTCGCCGACGGGGCGCGCGTCATCGATGCGCAGATCGACGCCGGATACGAGTCTCCGAGCGGCTTCCGCACGGCATTTCAGCGGCTCGTCGGCCAGGCGCCGGCGCTTTCGCAAAACCGCGAACTGCTCTTTGCCGATTGGTTCGACACCCCGCTCGGGCCGATGATCGCGGTTGCCGACAAGACGCATCTGCATCTTCTCGAATTTCATGATCGTAAGGCGCTGCCGACCGAGCTCGACGCGCTGCAGAAGCGCGTCCGCTCCTCGGTCGCAATCGGCCGCACCCCCGTCATCGATCAGATCGAGGCGGAGATCCGGAATTATTTCGAGGGCCGGCTCACCGTTTTCACGACGCCCCTGGCGCTTGGCGGCACGCCCTTCGAGAAACATGTCTGGGCAAAGCTGATGGAAATCCCTGTCGGCAAGACGCGCGCCTATGGCGATCTGGCACGGGAGATGGAAAGGCCGGAGGTGGTGCGGGCCGTCGGCCGCGCCAACGGCGCCAATCAGCTGGCCATCATCGTGCCCTGCCATCGCATTCTCGGCGCGGATGGTTCTCTCACAGGTTACGGCGGCGGGCTCTGGCGCAAACAGTGGCTGCTGCGGCATGAAGAGAAGATCGGGACGCAAGCAAAGATGGAGGAGACAGCATGA
- a CDS encoding isocitrate lyase/PEP mutase family protein: MNQTEKAKAFHALHKKGDPIVLYNIWDAGTAKAVADAGAKALATGSWSVAAAHGFADGEKLPMPVLVETAKSITAVIDLPLSVDFEGAYSAEPEGAAANVARLVEVGAIGINFEDRVVAGEGLYPVESQAARIRAIRAMADSKDIPFFINARTDLFLAEGDLAKHAGLVDEAIERGRAYAAAGGNGFFVPGLIDPALIEKICAASSLPVNIMMRAGAPDVKTLAKLGVGRISYGPGPYRSMMEKLKQEAAAIYSLL, encoded by the coding sequence ATGAACCAGACTGAAAAGGCCAAGGCATTCCACGCGCTGCATAAGAAGGGCGATCCGATTGTCCTCTACAATATCTGGGATGCCGGCACGGCGAAGGCGGTTGCCGATGCCGGCGCCAAGGCGCTTGCGACCGGAAGCTGGTCGGTCGCCGCGGCCCACGGGTTTGCCGATGGCGAAAAACTCCCGATGCCGGTGCTTGTGGAGACGGCAAAATCCATCACCGCCGTCATTGACCTGCCGCTGTCGGTCGATTTCGAAGGCGCCTATTCGGCGGAGCCCGAGGGGGCGGCCGCCAATGTCGCCAGGCTGGTGGAGGTCGGCGCCATCGGCATCAATTTCGAAGATCGGGTGGTCGCCGGCGAGGGGCTCTATCCGGTCGAGAGCCAGGCGGCCCGCATCCGCGCCATTCGCGCCATGGCCGACAGCAAAGACATCCCCTTCTTCATCAACGCCCGCACCGATCTCTTCCTCGCCGAAGGCGATCTTGCCAAACATGCCGGCCTGGTCGACGAGGCGATCGAGCGGGGCAGGGCCTATGCGGCGGCCGGCGGCAACGGCTTCTTCGTGCCCGGCCTGATCGATCCCGCCCTGATCGAAAAGATCTGCGCGGCATCGTCGCTGCCGGTCAATATCATGATGCGGGCGGGCGCCCCTGATGTGAAAACCCTGGCGAAGCTCGGCGTCGGCCGCATCAGCTATGGCCCGGGACCTTACCGGTCGATGATGGAAAAGCTGAAGCAGGAGGCGGCGGCGATTTATAGCCTGCTCTGA
- a CDS encoding LOG family protein gives MAKGRNGGSRRKDGVWDPLKSSSTDRQRAEAVPKTPQTMSPAYRLAYVDEDFLCREELRPIRLQLELMKPEMMLTERGIKSTVVMFGGARIPAPGQSAWAARNDIQRVNLEAASVYYDEARKFARLCSKYSASFDFHEYVIVTGGGPGVMEAGNRGATDEGAPSIGLNIVLPHEQAPNAYVTPELSFNFHYFAIRKMHFMVRAKAIAVFPGGFGTLDEFFECLTLIQTGRMERLPLILFGEAFWRNIINFDALAEFGTIAPDDVKLISFVDTAEAAWKIIQNFYEHRE, from the coding sequence ATGGCGAAGGGACGAAACGGCGGGTCGCGGCGCAAGGACGGCGTATGGGACCCGCTGAAGAGCAGCTCGACCGACAGGCAGCGCGCCGAGGCTGTGCCGAAGACGCCGCAGACGATGTCGCCCGCCTACCGCCTTGCCTATGTCGACGAGGATTTCCTCTGCCGCGAGGAGCTGCGGCCGATCCGCCTGCAGCTGGAACTGATGAAGCCGGAAATGATGCTGACCGAGCGCGGCATCAAGTCGACCGTCGTCATGTTCGGTGGCGCCCGTATTCCCGCCCCCGGCCAGAGTGCCTGGGCTGCCCGCAACGATATCCAGCGCGTCAATCTGGAGGCGGCCTCCGTCTATTATGACGAGGCGCGCAAATTCGCCCGGCTCTGCTCGAAATATTCGGCAAGCTTCGATTTCCACGAATATGTCATCGTCACCGGCGGCGGCCCCGGCGTCATGGAGGCGGGCAATCGCGGCGCGACCGACGAAGGCGCGCCGTCGATCGGCCTCAACATCGTGCTGCCGCACGAACAGGCGCCGAACGCCTATGTGACGCCGGAGCTCAGCTTCAACTTCCACTATTTTGCCATTCGCAAGATGCATTTCATGGTGCGCGCCAAGGCGATCGCCGTCTTTCCCGGCGGCTTTGGAACGCTCGACGAATTCTTCGAATGCCTGACGCTGATCCAGACCGGCCGCATGGAGCGGCTGCCGCTGATCCTCTTCGGCGAAGCCTTCTGGCGCAACATCATCAATTTCGACGCTTTGGCGGAATTCGGCACGATCGCGCCCGACGACGTCAAGCTGATCAGCTTCGTCGATACGGCCGAAGCCGCGTGGAAGATCATCCAGAATTTCTATGAGCATCGCGAATAG
- a CDS encoding plasmid stabilization protein gives MGDLLIRNISEAMKRDIAEAAQRSGNSLSGEAKELLREALHRKTGAKPETATVYNAIRAAFVSENAVDDEFAAMMDEIEVARKKDFGRPFEDFE, from the coding sequence ATGGGTGACCTGCTGATCAGAAATATTTCCGAAGCAATGAAGCGAGACATTGCGGAAGCGGCCCAGCGCAGCGGAAACAGTCTTTCGGGCGAGGCCAAGGAGCTTTTGCGGGAAGCGCTTCACCGAAAGACCGGAGCGAAGCCCGAGACCGCAACGGTCTATAACGCAATACGCGCCGCTTTCGTAAGCGAGAACGCCGTAGACGATGAATTTGCGGCCATGATGGACGAAATCGAAGTCGCGCGGAAAAAGGATTTCGGCCGGCCGTTCGAGGATTTCGAATGA
- the fmt gene encoding methionyl-tRNA formyltransferase has translation MSLSIIFMGTPEFSVPTLRLLVDAGHRIVAVYTQPPRPGGRRGLDLQKSPVHQAAELLGLPVFTPVNFKDPEERERFAALKADVAVVVAYGLLLPEAVLNGTRDGCYNGHASLLPRWRGAAPIQRAIMAGDAETGMMVMKMDKGLDTGAVALTRTVEIGPNMTAGELHDRLMHVGAKAMAEAMVKLEMKDLPLTPQRQDGVLYAAKIDKAETRIDFARPALDVHNHIRGLAPFPGAWFELEIGGKSERVKVLGSELGEGEGPAGQLLSDDLVVACASGAVRLTRLQKAGGKPLAAADFLRGTPLAAGTRLS, from the coding sequence ATGTCGCTTAGCATCATTTTCATGGGAACCCCCGAGTTCTCGGTTCCGACCCTGCGCCTGCTCGTCGATGCCGGGCACAGGATCGTCGCCGTCTACACGCAGCCGCCGCGGCCGGGCGGGCGGCGCGGGCTCGATCTGCAGAAATCGCCGGTGCATCAGGCGGCCGAGCTGCTCGGCCTGCCGGTCTTCACACCGGTCAATTTCAAAGATCCCGAGGAGCGCGAGAGGTTTGCCGCCCTCAAGGCCGATGTCGCCGTCGTCGTTGCGTATGGATTGCTGCTGCCGGAGGCGGTTTTGAACGGCACCCGCGACGGCTGCTATAACGGCCACGCCTCGCTGCTGCCCCGCTGGCGGGGTGCAGCACCCATCCAGCGGGCGATCATGGCGGGTGATGCGGAAACCGGCATGATGGTGATGAAGATGGACAAGGGCCTCGATACCGGCGCCGTGGCGCTGACCCGAACAGTCGAGATCGGCCCGAACATGACGGCAGGCGAGCTGCACGACCGGCTGATGCACGTCGGTGCCAAGGCGATGGCGGAAGCCATGGTGAAGCTTGAAATGAAAGACCTGCCGCTGACGCCGCAGCGGCAAGATGGTGTGCTCTATGCTGCCAAGATCGACAAGGCCGAAACCCGCATCGATTTCGCCAGGCCTGCCCTGGATGTGCACAATCATATCCGTGGTCTTGCGCCATTTCCCGGCGCCTGGTTCGAGCTCGAAATCGGCGGCAAATCGGAGCGCGTGAAGGTGCTCGGCTCGGAGCTTGGTGAAGGCGAGGGGCCTGCCGGGCAATTGCTGAGCGACGATCTCGTGGTCGCCTGCGCCTCCGGTGCTGTGAGGCTTACCAGGCTGCAGAAGGCAGGCGGCAAGCCGCTGGCGGCGGCCGATTTCCTCAGGGGCACGCCGCTTGCCGCCGGCACGAGGCTTTCCTGA
- a CDS encoding EF-hand domain-containing protein gives MYRNKLILAALSSTLIFGAAAGAGYAAPGDGPRQHAGMHGPHGPGSAAFREITYVRMLKQFDANKDGKVSKEEATAGLDKVFAAIDTNNDGSLTPGEISAYQKTQMQAMRDQRKQEAGDNKGDTAAATPDNDDQERPPRDGHGGHDGRDGHRWMRHGGTFMRASMMMHRVDTDQNGQISKQEAVAAFDKLFARMDSNKDGVISIDDMPDRPLL, from the coding sequence ATGTACCGCAACAAGCTGATACTGGCAGCGCTTTCCTCCACCCTCATCTTCGGCGCAGCCGCCGGGGCAGGCTATGCCGCACCCGGTGACGGGCCGCGCCAGCACGCCGGCATGCACGGTCCACACGGTCCAGGATCTGCCGCCTTCCGCGAAATCACCTATGTCAGAATGCTCAAGCAGTTCGACGCCAACAAGGACGGCAAGGTCTCCAAAGAAGAAGCGACCGCCGGCCTCGACAAGGTATTCGCAGCAATCGACACCAATAATGACGGCTCGCTGACACCCGGCGAAATCAGCGCATACCAGAAGACGCAGATGCAGGCGATGAGAGATCAGCGCAAGCAGGAGGCCGGCGACAACAAGGGGGATACCGCAGCTGCGACGCCGGACAATGACGACCAGGAACGGCCGCCACGCGACGGTCACGGCGGCCATGATGGTCGTGACGGGCATCGCTGGATGCGCCACGGCGGCACCTTCATGCGCGCCTCGATGATGATGCACCGGGTCGATACCGACCAGAACGGCCAGATTTCCAAGCAGGAAGCCGTTGCCGCCTTCGACAAGCTGTTTGCGCGGATGGACAGCAACAAGGACGGCGTCATCTCGATCGACGACATGCCGGACCGGCCGCTGCTCTAG
- the dapE gene encoding succinyl-diaminopimelate desuccinylase, whose product MTATDPVANLQTLIRCPSVTPAEGGALSALDAMLAPLGFTVDKVKASEAGTADIENLYARLGKDGPHLMFAGHTDVVPVGDEAAWTHPPFAAEISKGELFGRGAVDMKGGIACFVAAVARHIEKNGPPKGSISFLITGDEEGPAINGTIKLLQWAAERGERWDACLVGEPTNPDRLGDMIKIGRRGSLSGKITVHGVQGHAAYPHLADNPVRGMLQLTQALMDPPFDGGTNDFQPSNLEVTTVDVGNPATNVIPAKASASFNIRFNDSWTAETLRAEILRRLDTAAGDGRLRPGREPVKYDIVWADRPSHVFLTRNNALIASLSSAVEGVTGRSPALSTTGGTSDARFIKDYCPVVEFGLVGQTMHMVDERVAVSDLETLTAIYETFIAHWFANAGA is encoded by the coding sequence ATGACCGCTACCGATCCCGTCGCCAATCTTCAGACGCTGATTCGCTGCCCCTCGGTAACTCCAGCCGAAGGTGGCGCCCTGTCGGCGCTCGACGCTATGCTTGCGCCGCTCGGCTTCACCGTCGACAAGGTGAAAGCGAGCGAAGCGGGAACCGCCGATATTGAAAACCTCTATGCCCGTCTCGGCAAGGACGGCCCGCATCTGATGTTTGCCGGCCATACCGATGTCGTGCCGGTCGGCGACGAGGCCGCCTGGACCCATCCGCCCTTTGCGGCCGAGATATCGAAGGGCGAGCTCTTCGGCCGCGGCGCCGTCGACATGAAGGGCGGCATTGCCTGCTTCGTCGCCGCCGTCGCCCGCCATATCGAAAAGAACGGGCCGCCCAAGGGCTCGATTTCCTTCCTGATCACCGGCGATGAGGAAGGCCCGGCAATCAACGGCACAATCAAGCTCCTGCAGTGGGCGGCCGAACGCGGCGAACGCTGGGATGCCTGCCTGGTCGGCGAGCCCACCAATCCGGACAGGCTCGGCGACATGATCAAGATCGGCCGGCGCGGCTCGCTGTCGGGCAAGATCACCGTGCACGGCGTCCAGGGTCATGCCGCCTATCCGCATCTTGCCGACAATCCGGTGCGCGGCATGCTGCAGCTGACGCAGGCGCTGATGGATCCGCCCTTCGACGGCGGCACCAACGATTTCCAGCCCTCGAACCTCGAGGTGACCACGGTCGATGTCGGCAATCCGGCGACCAACGTCATTCCGGCCAAGGCATCGGCCAGCTTCAACATCCGCTTCAACGACAGCTGGACGGCCGAGACGCTGCGCGCCGAAATCCTGCGGCGCCTCGACACCGCCGCCGGCGACGGCCGGCTGCGGCCGGGCCGCGAACCGGTGAAATACGATATCGTCTGGGCCGACCGGCCGAGCCATGTCTTTCTGACCCGCAACAATGCCCTGATCGCCTCGCTGTCCTCAGCCGTCGAAGGTGTGACCGGCCGCTCGCCGGCGCTTTCGACCACCGGCGGCACGTCGGATGCACGCTTCATCAAGGATTATTGCCCGGTCGTCGAGTTCGGCCTCGTCGGCCAGACGATGCACATGGTCGACGAGCGCGTCGCCGTTTCCGATCTGGAGACGCTGACGGCGATCTACGAGACCTTCATTGCCCACTGGTTCGCCAATGCCGGGGCTTAG
- a CDS encoding pyrimidine 5'-nucleotidase — protein MTKIDRTPDKADFAHVTDWVFDLDNTLYPHHVNLFAQIDKNMTAYVAALLQMEREEARKLQKQYYLEHGTTLQGLMIHHGIDPNDFLEKAHAIDYTALTPQPELGAAIKALPGRKFIFTNGSVKHAEMTAGALGILEHFDDIFDIVAADYVPKPAQATYDKFTALKRVETSKAAMFEDLPRNLTVPKALGMQTVLLVPRNLEETLVEWWEKTSGEEDHIDFVTDDLAAFLGKITAPG, from the coding sequence ATGACAAAGATCGACCGCACGCCTGATAAAGCCGATTTCGCGCACGTCACAGACTGGGTCTTCGACCTCGACAACACGCTCTATCCGCATCACGTCAATCTCTTCGCGCAGATCGACAAGAATATGACCGCCTATGTCGCGGCCCTGTTGCAGATGGAGCGGGAAGAGGCGCGCAAGCTGCAGAAGCAATATTACCTCGAGCACGGCACGACGCTGCAGGGGCTGATGATCCATCACGGCATCGACCCGAACGACTTCCTCGAAAAGGCGCATGCGATCGACTACACGGCGCTGACGCCGCAGCCGGAACTCGGCGCGGCGATCAAGGCGCTGCCCGGGCGTAAGTTCATCTTTACCAATGGCAGTGTCAAACATGCGGAAATGACGGCCGGTGCGCTCGGCATTCTCGAGCATTTCGACGACATCTTCGATATCGTCGCCGCCGACTATGTGCCGAAGCCGGCGCAGGCGACCTACGACAAGTTCACGGCGTTAAAACGCGTCGAAACCAGCAAGGCGGCGATGTTCGAGGATCTGCCGCGCAATCTGACGGTGCCGAAGGCGCTCGGCATGCAGACCGTTCTGCTGGTGCCGCGCAATCTGGAAGAGACGCTCGTCGAATGGTGGGAGAAGACCAGCGGCGAAGAGGATCATATCGACTTCGTCACCGACGACCTCGCCGCCTTTCTCGGCAAGATTACCGCTCCGGGCTAA
- the dapD gene encoding 2,3,4,5-tetrahydropyridine-2,6-dicarboxylate N-succinyltransferase, giving the protein MSATDLASLEKTIEAAFDNRDNVNTSTKGEVRDAVEAALDLLDAGKVRVATRGADGAWTVNQWLKKAVLLSFRLNDMDVVKGGSGNSTWWDKVPSKFEGWGENHFRAAGFRAVPNCVVRRSAYIAPNAILMPSFVNLGAYVGEGTMVDTWATVGSCAQIGKHVHLSGGVGIGGVLEPMQAGPTIIEDNCFIGARSEVVEGCIVREGSVLGMGVFIGKSTKIVDRATGEVSYGEVPPYSVVVAGSMPSGNATMGNGKPAPHLYCAVIVKRVDEQTRSKTGINELLRD; this is encoded by the coding sequence ATGAGCGCCACCGACCTCGCATCCCTCGAAAAGACCATCGAAGCCGCCTTCGACAATCGCGACAATGTGAACACGTCGACCAAGGGCGAAGTTCGCGATGCGGTCGAAGCAGCGCTCGACCTGCTCGATGCCGGCAAGGTTCGTGTCGCAACACGCGGCGCCGACGGCGCCTGGACGGTCAATCAGTGGCTGAAGAAGGCCGTGCTCCTGTCCTTCCGCCTCAACGACATGGACGTGGTCAAGGGCGGCTCGGGCAATTCCACCTGGTGGGACAAGGTGCCTTCGAAATTCGAGGGCTGGGGCGAGAACCATTTCCGCGCCGCCGGCTTTCGCGCCGTGCCGAACTGCGTCGTGCGCCGCTCGGCCTATATCGCCCCGAACGCCATCCTGATGCCCTCCTTCGTCAACCTCGGCGCCTATGTCGGCGAAGGCACGATGGTCGACACCTGGGCGACGGTCGGCTCCTGCGCGCAGATCGGCAAACATGTGCATCTCTCCGGCGGCGTCGGCATCGGCGGCGTGCTGGAGCCGATGCAGGCCGGCCCGACGATCATCGAAGACAATTGCTTCATCGGCGCCCGCTCCGAGGTGGTCGAAGGCTGCATCGTCCGCGAAGGCTCGGTGCTCGGCATGGGCGTCTTTATCGGCAAGTCGACCAAGATCGTCGACCGCGCCACCGGCGAAGTGAGCTACGGCGAAGTGCCGCCCTATTCGGTCGTCGTCGCCGGCTCGATGCCGTCGGGCAATGCGACCATGGGCAACGGCAAGCCGGCGCCGCATCTCTACTGCGCCGTCATCGTCAAACGCGTCGATGAACAGACCCGATCCAAGACCGGCATCAACGAGCTGCTCAGAGATTGA
- a CDS encoding type II toxin-antitoxin system VapC family toxin: protein MIVLDTNVVSEFARPLPNENLKAWMLRQDGSRIWLCTVGLMEQIYGAERVLLKTGSDRFFRAIENLVKGQFRDRIAGWDLEAAMATGRLRAKRESLGRPISVQDAMIAAICLANGATLATRNTRDFEGLDLKLVNPFEDG, encoded by the coding sequence ATGATCGTTCTCGATACCAATGTGGTTTCCGAGTTCGCCCGGCCATTGCCGAATGAAAATTTAAAGGCCTGGATGTTGCGGCAGGACGGCTCGAGAATCTGGCTTTGCACCGTCGGCTTGATGGAGCAGATCTACGGAGCCGAAAGAGTTCTCTTGAAAACGGGATCGGACCGCTTCTTTCGCGCCATCGAGAATTTGGTAAAAGGCCAGTTTCGCGACCGTATCGCCGGCTGGGATCTGGAAGCCGCAATGGCAACCGGTCGCTTGCGGGCGAAACGCGAAAGCTTGGGGCGGCCGATTTCGGTCCAGGATGCGATGATTGCCGCCATCTGCCTTGCAAACGGCGCCACACTCGCGACCCGCAACACCAGAGATTTCGAGGGGCTTGATCTCAAGCTCGTAAACCCGTTTGAAGACGGCTGA
- the truA gene encoding tRNA pseudouridine(38-40) synthase TruA — protein MPRFRMTVEYDGGPYVGWQRQENGPSVQGAIEAAVLSLTGETVSIRGAGRTDSGVHAMGQVIHADLSKAWSPYQLQNALNAHLRLAGERVSILDVEAVAEFFDARFSALRRHYLYRIVSRKAPLALEAGKAWWVPKVLDHEVMHAAAQRLVGRHDFSTFRAAHCQANSPVRTLDRLDVTRNGELIEIRATAQSFLHNQIRSFAGTLKLAGEGKWTPDDVEAALAARDRKACGPVAPPDGLYFLQVDYPEVIVDRRRPVSETDDDQS, from the coding sequence ATGCCGCGTTTCCGCATGACCGTCGAATATGACGGCGGCCCCTATGTCGGCTGGCAGCGGCAGGAGAACGGCCCCTCGGTACAGGGCGCGATCGAAGCCGCAGTGCTGTCGCTGACCGGCGAGACCGTTTCGATCCGCGGCGCCGGCCGCACCGATTCCGGCGTCCACGCCATGGGCCAGGTGATCCATGCCGACCTGTCGAAGGCATGGTCGCCGTACCAGCTGCAGAATGCCTTGAACGCGCATCTGAGGCTTGCCGGCGAGCGTGTTTCCATTCTCGATGTCGAGGCGGTTGCGGAATTCTTCGATGCCCGTTTCTCGGCGCTGCGCCGCCATTATCTCTATCGCATCGTCAGCCGCAAGGCGCCGCTGGCGCTTGAAGCCGGCAAGGCCTGGTGGGTGCCGAAGGTGCTCGACCACGAGGTCATGCACGCCGCCGCCCAGAGGCTGGTCGGCCGGCACGATTTCTCCACCTTCCGCGCCGCCCACTGCCAGGCAAACAGCCCCGTGCGCACGCTCGACCGGCTGGATGTGACGCGCAACGGCGAGCTGATCGAGATCCGCGCCACGGCGCAGAGTTTTCTACACAACCAGATCCGCTCCTTCGCCGGAACGCTGAAACTCGCCGGCGAAGGCAAATGGACGCCTGACGATGTCGAGGCCGCCCTTGCGGCGCGAGACCGCAAGGCCTGCGGCCCGGTGGCGCCGCCCGACGGGCTCTATTTCCTGCAGGTGGATTATCCTGAGGTGATCGTCGACCGGCGCAGGCCGGTCAGCGAGACCGATGACGATCAATCGTAA